TAGTTTGAAAGGCTTCTAACACGCTGTTATGCAGTTTTCATTTGGTGCATATCGATGTTGAGATATATAGAGCTTGATTATTCCCCATGATGGAAATTATTCATTTAGGAAATCGTGAATTCAAAGAGCAAAATGAGCTGGACCCCTAtctagatatatttaaatatacttcatGATCATTTTTCTTGAAGATGAGGTAGTATTTATTAACCATCTTGTAGACATTTACatgtaaaaaacaacttttatatatttttcaaaactatgtTTTCCAAAGTGTCTATAATGTTATCCTGGCCTATATCATGACATATGATGGATTCCTTTGTGACTTGCACACAAAATGAGAATTCTTCTTAGCTTAGTAAACCATATTCCTGGCTCATGAACTGCAAAAATTCGCACATTCATTGTGAGGGACACCATGTTTTAAAATTGTGGTAATAAAGcaaaactaactaataataaaaataattataaaataataataaaataaataaaataatttaaaattttttgataatttataaaaatttatcaaaatggtGTCATATTCAAGTTTTTTCTAATACAATTATGCCTTGTTGACAACAGTGTATTAAGTTATAAATAGATTTAGTTGAAGACTGCTCATTCAAATCCTAAATGCTGACATGTGCTTGCATTTGCATCTTCTTTCATTCACTATTGAGCAATGATCTCGTTGagtgagtggatgaggcaatttgataaaatcgtcggttcacaatttctgtattgagtaattcttttcctgaaatttcaaggtcagctctctacaccattgtgagagacttcagtaccgcaaactgtgtgtgtagaaacatggctgaaaacacaggtggctccgttctatgatgagggtattggaaagttggtaccatgctacgacaaatgtctaaatcggagtggcgactatgtagagaaataacgtaactatgtaagtacttgttacaaataacaaattttttattttcactgtggttttaatttcgtgacagatcggaccttgaaaaaaaaataaccctcgtagtatGTAACTCAATCGTATTGAGTTTCAGGATAGAGAAGTCTCATTCACATTTCATGGTTTTAAAACattcctactttaaaaaaaaaaaaatcatgtccaACAGAACATGAAGGATTAATCTTatagttaaaactttttaataaaattatttcaacttattaaaataaaacttaaattatttcaatatattcttCCAAGATCCATTATTATTCTGATGTTCctgataaaaatgttgattaCTTTAATCTGATCAGGGCAGATCTATTCATATCATAAATTCCCTTTGTCAGTTAGACAAAAAGAAAGTAACAGCATTGTGTTCAGAATcgaatatttaaaacatgttataatgaaagcatgattcatttttttctgataagctgaatattttttaaaaatttatgaagagatttgtgtttaatcttttatttttaccgataaaaaatgtgttagatttttttttatatcagatttattattcaaatttactttccTTTTTGGTACTTACggattaacgccaccgcagctacagctttatttaaaaacaaagtagtcaatcggatttcggtggaaaatgggccgatatagagtttaacatagattcaaaacagtctctttatttactttataaatataatttaaccaaacttaacctacactcacttcgctcgctaacctgactaattaacaccgtaattttttgagtatttatttaataaattcagtaattattgcaattatttattatttaaataacaaatactcaaaacattacgatgttaattagtcaagattagcgagcgtaggttaagtttggttaaattatatttacaaaataaataaataaaataaccatttcttaaaattaatagacccaataaaataaatactcaattttaaataaaactgtagctgcagtggcattaatatgtaagtacctcctttttttatttggctttcttactttttattaacctctttaataaaagtactcttttttttggtctttaataataccagttattttttttacattacataatgtGCTAGTTTTGGGAATACTTTACCTTCGTGTTAGTAAAAAGTATGTATATTGATGAGTGCTTCTTTGCACCTCtgtgcaaagtttttttttttttttaacagattaacattttgtaagattttgtaacatattaataaataattattaacgtacAGCTTACTGTGTCTTATGTgagttaaatataatgtaaacagTTACTCTGActtatttgaatgtttttaattaatgttaaatcagTTAAGTACAATCATGTAACCCTTTAATtgtataatcaatttataaaattttgacaatatttttaggTCGACCTTGTCCTGAAATGATTGATATATTAGCTGGATTAAGCTGGACTTCACATCCACACATTATTAGTATGTCTTCTACAGAACAATCGATACAACATTATTCTGTCGTTTCAGTCAGTCAAAACAGCAATCAAGATCCTGAGTCAAGATTAATGAGTATCATTGATGAATTATGTAATCAACAAGGTACTCAGCCGTATATAGATATCAAATTTTtggtgtgtattttattttttaaataatttttaataatgtatttttgaatacattatatatatatttttttatatatattagtgcTAGTCCTTATATCAGAGTTTACATGGGAGCTATGTGTTGTGCACTCTACCACTTCACATGTGCTACATTGCAGCTTATTAAACATTGTACTTGTTATCAAGGTATTTGTAGCAccaaataacatatattattaaattttaaatttatattaattcctTGTAGTAAACTATCCttctaaaattagaattttggaaTGTAGGACAAACATAACTTTTACTAGTAGTACGCAATTCATATTCTACAGTAGGTGTTGACTGTGCTAGTAGCAGTTACATTACACCTCTTAAAATTGTTCTGTGTGCTCTATCTGTGTACAGTTCTTAcagaaaaaatggttaattttagtaattttactactAGATAGTggtaaaaattgtatgtaaactTTATTAAGGATTGTAATCAATATAATTAGGTTAATGAAAATacctattacaattttataacagaccattataaaaaaaaatcatgttgcaATAAAATCCTTACTATCCATATTAAATACGGTTGATATTAATTTGGATAATGAAAGCCTGGATAATCATTAGATTACGTGAAATACCTTATAGTAAAAGTCATATATGAGAGGTATTGTAATTACGAGGGACgttcaataattaacgagacaaattGATGCAGAGAAAAAGAGATTCATTCagtgacaatgaaactttttgagggtTAAGTTGCCAACCTTGGGAACTCATATCAGGTTTTCAATcacaattatttaaagataaccacttctgttgatttcagaatgtcaggtCTGCTTGAAACGTGTATGCCAGAAAAGCAACATTCAGTGATAAAATTTTTGCTATCAGAAAGTGTGTAACTGGTGTAAATTTACTGAAGAAGTTGAAACAGTGTGGTAAAAAGtgtttaaactgcagtaatatgtGTAAGTAGAtggaacagtttaattcaggCAGAACAAGTGTGATTGACCTCCATCGTTCTGAAAGACCAGTTGAAGTTTCAACTACTGTACTGCAGAAtcgcataaatgatcttatttgcaAAGACAGGTGTACCTGGAACAAAAAGTGAGACCTGTGATATAGCAAAAACAATAGGGAGCTTTCTCAAAAAGTGTGAtgattctcttgcatgacaatACACGCTCCACATTGCTTAGAGAATGGAAGAAATGCTAAAGAAGTTTGTTTGGGAGGTGATGTTACGTCTTCCTTACAGTCCAGACTTTGCCCtgtctgattttcatttgttcatctCACTCAAGACTTTTTATGTGGCAAGAAGTTGAACAACGAAAATCAGTACACGAgtggttcaaacagcaaggttTGAACTTCTACGCTGCAGGAATCAAAAAGCTCACAGAACAGTGGGACAGTGTCTAAATGTTGATGGAGAGCAGTTTGAAAAGAAgtgtaagtttcattgtcattgaataaattgtttttttcttgacgtcaatttgtgtctttaattattgaacgtcccTCGTGTGTTCCATATATATACCAATTTATGATGATGCAGAATggatttatttctacttttctttttaaaattatataattgaactttgcagttttataaaaatgttgcaCTTTTAAGAGATTAAACATGGAAACATAAGTTTTAATTGacataaacttttgtaaatattttaggtAGATAAAACAGCGCTTAGTTTAAAAGGCATTAAATTGCTTAAAGAaaaagatggtaattttttttgctttagttTATTAAATCATTTGGGAGCTGCACAGTTGCTTAAATGAATAATGGCCATTGAATTTATCAgagtagtatttatttaattggcattCTAACGAAGCCAACATATTTTCTTATGATTTCTTCATCGCATTCAGTATCCTGCTTCACTTGAAGTCTCAATCTCATCAGTACCTAGAATTTACATCACTGTTGTCCACTGCATAACAGTTGTTAATTGTATAAACATTTCCAGTGGTTTTTACGAGcctgtaagaaaataatattctatcGTATCTTTGTTAC
Above is a genomic segment from Lycorma delicatula isolate Av1 chromosome 12, ASM4794821v1, whole genome shotgun sequence containing:
- the LOC142333192 gene encoding uncharacterized protein LOC142333192 isoform X1; protein product: MIDILAGLSWTSHPHIISMSSTEQSIQHYSVVSVSQNSNQDPESRLMSIIDELCNQQGTQPYIDIKFLGSDDELTSQTGEVIAFTCGHRYDGNTALEKAALGAAHALNQIIRCFNKLNLYDILHVQHVFLVVLNQN